TGCATAGGACGACTTTACCGAGGTCCCGGCAGACGGCCGAATCCCGTCCTGACTACCTGTTTTGCCACCCGTTGGTTGGCGTGGGGTCAAACAGGTCGGCTAAGGTAATGGCGCTTCTTGCAAAAGATTGGTTGCATAGAACCCAACAGTCCGCCCTCCCAATTGGGTCGTGGACAGATACGAATGATCGGAGGAGTCGATGGTGACTCTGGGAGAAGTTTTCGTCAGCGAGCTGGCCGGCACGGCCATCCTCATTATTCTCGGCTGCGGTGTCGTGGCGAACGTGGCCCTGGCCAAAACAAAGGGTGCCGGCGGCGGGTTCCTGATGGTCAACTGGGGGTGGGCCATCGGTGTGTTTGCGGGCGTGTACGCGGCCGCACTTTCGGGTGCACACATCAACCCGGCGGTGACCGTGGGCCTGTGGGCCAGCGGTGCGGACGAGTTCGCGGACGGCGTCGAGGTTTCCTTCGGGGCAGCCATGGTCTACTTCGCCGGGCAGATGGTCGGCGCCATTATCGGTGCGGTGGTGGCCTGGCTCGCGTACAAGAAGCAGTTCGACGACGAGCCTGACGCCGCCAACATCCTGGGCGTGTTCTCCACGGGCCCTGCCATCCGTTCCTACGGGTGGAATGTGGTGACCGAAATTGTGGGCACCTTCGTTCTGGTCTTCATCATCGTTGCCTTCGCCGGGACCCCCTCGGGACTCGGCCCGCTGGCTGTGGCACTGCTCGTGCTCGGTATTGGTGCCTCACTCGGCGGTCCCACCGGATACGCCATCAACCCCGCCCGTGACCTCGGACCGCGGATCGCGCACGCGCTGCTTCCCATCCCCGGCAAGGGCAGCAGCGACTGGGCCTACGCCTGGGTGCCCGTAGTCGGACCGCTGATCGGCGGCGCCCTGGGCGGCCTTGTGGGCGCACAGCTTCCCCTCCCGCTTCCGGTATAGCGAAACCGGCCGGGCCACGCCGGCCCGCCACCCCCAAAGACCCCCACCGCAAGGAGCAGAAACAATGCCTGACAATCCCAGGTACATCATCGCCATTGACCAGGGCACCACGAGCAGCCGTGCCATCGTCTTCGGTCACGAGGGAAACATCGTTTCCACCGGGCAGAAGGAACACGAGCAGATCTTCCCGCACGCCGGGTGGGTCGAGCACGATCCGATGGAGATCTGGACGAATGTCCGCGAGGTTGTGGGCAGCGCCCTGTCCAAGGCGAACCTGACCCGGCACGACATTGCCGCCGTCGGAATCACCAACCAGCGTGAAACGGCCGTCGTCTGGGACCGCAACACCGGTGAGCCCGTCTACAACGCCATTGTCTGGCAGGACACCCGCACGCAGCCCATCGTCAACGAGCTGGCCCGAAACGGCGGTCTCGACCGTTTCAAGGACACCGTTGGCCTGCCGCTGGCAACGTACTTCTCGGGCACGAAGATCAAGTGGATCCTGGACAACGTAGAGGGGGCGCGCGAACGGGCTGAGGCGGGGGACCTCATGTTCGGCAACACGGATTCCTGGATTGTCTGGAACCTGACCGGCGGGACGGACGGCGGCGTGCACATCACCGATGTCACCAACGCCTCCCGCACCCTGTTTATGAACCTTGAGACCCTGACCTGGGATGATGACATCCTCAAGGAATTCGGCATCCCGAAGTCCATGCTCCCGGAGATCAAGTCCTCGTCCGAGGTGTACGGCATGGTTGCCGGCTCGCAGCTGCTGCGCGAGACCCCGGTGGCCGGCATCCTCGGCGACCAGCAGGCGGCGACGTTCGGGCAGGCCGCCTTCGAAAAGGGCGATGCGAAGAACACCTACGGCACCGGCTGCTTCCTGATCTTCAACACCGGTGAGGAGATTGTCCGTTCCGAGAATGGACTCATCACCACCGTTGCCTACCAGCTGGGCGACGCCAAGCCGGTCTACGCCCTCGAGGGTTCCATCGCCGTCACCGGTTCCCTGGTCCAGTGGCTGCGCGACAACCTGGGCATCATCAACAGCGCCCCGGAGATCGAAGAGCTCGCCCGCAAGGTGGAGGACAACGGCGGCGTGTACATTGTGCCGGCGTTCTCCGGACTCTTTGCACCCTACTGGCGTGCGGATGCGCGCGGTGCCATGGTGGGCCTGACCCGTTACGTGAACAAGAACCACATCGCCCGGGCCGCCCTGGAAGCCACCGCCTTCCAGACCCGCGAGGTGCTGGACGCCGTGAACGCCGACTCCGGCGTGCCGCTGAGCGAACTGCGCGTGGATGGTGGCATGGTCGCCAATGATGCCCTGATGCAGTTCCAGGCAGACATCCTCGGCGTGGACGTGGTCCGGCCCAAGGTCATCGAGACAACGGCGCTGGGTGCTGCCTATGCTGCCGGCTTGGCCGTCGGGTTCTGGAACGACACCGACGAACTCGAGCAGAACTGGGCGGAAGGCAAGCGCTGGTCCCCGCAGATGGAGGATTCCGAGCGTGAGCGCCAGATGCGTCTCTGGAAGAAGGCCGTCACCAAGACCTTCGACTGGGTTGACGACGACGTTCAGTAATTCGAACGCAGCGTAGTAGTGAAAGGCCCCGGCAGCGAGACTGCCGGGGCCTTTCGTGTCTCCCCGGCCGGTTCTCTTCGCCCGACCCGGCCGGTTTGACGGGCGCCTCTACCCTTCGGTAGCGTTCGGGCAGCATCGACGGTGATGCAGGTCACAGAAACTGGTGGAAGTGTCTCCCGAAATTAACTCCGAACGGACGGATTTTCCTGTCGCCGTCATCGGCTCCGGTCCCAGCGGGCTTGCCGCCATGCGTGCCCTGTCCCGGCAGGGGCTGGATTTTGTCGGCTTCGAGCAGCACAGCGACGTCGGCGGACTCTGGAACATCGGGAATCCGGCCAGTACGGTCTACGAATCGGCGCACCTGATCTCGTCGAAATCCACCACGCAGTTTGCTGAATTCCCCATGCCGGAGGACACTCCGGATTATCCCGGGCACCGGCACCTGCAGGCCTATTTCCGGTCCTACGCCGACCACTTCCACCTGCGTCCATCCATCCGCTTCGGCGTGCGCGTCGCTGCAGCGGTGCCGTCATGCGACGGTACGTGGACGGTCTCCTGGGACGGTGCCGACGGACCGGGCAGCGGACGGTTCAGCGCCGTCATCGTCGCTTCGGGCACGCTGCACACCCCGGCACTCCCGGATCTGCCCGGGCAGTTCGACGGCGAGATCCGCCACACCGCTTCCTATAAGGACCCGCGTGAGCTCGCCGGCAAACGCGTGCTGATTGTCGGGGCCGGCAACAGCGGCTGCGACATAGCCGTGGATGCCGTGCACCACGCCGCCGCCGTCGACATCAGCGTCCGGCGGGGTTATTACTTCGTTCCGAAGTACGTGTTCGGCCGGCCGACGGACACCCTGAACCAGGGCAGGCCCATGCCGAGGCCCCTGAAGCAGTTCTTCGACAAGCGGCTGCTGCGCATGTTTACCGGCGACCCGCACCGGTTCGGGTTCCCGAAACCCGACTACCGGATCTACGAGTCCCATCCGGTGGTGAACTCCCTGATCCTGCACCATCTGGGACACGGGGACCTTCAGGTCAGGGGTGACATCGCCCGCCTGGACGGGCACACGGTGTCCTTCCGGGACGGGACCGCGGGGGAGTACGACCTGATCCTGCTCGCTACGGGCTACGTCCTGGACTATCCCTTCCTGGACCGGGCGCTGCTCGGCTGGGACGGCCCGTCGCCGTCGTTGTACCTGAATATCTTCAGCCGGCAGGCGGAAAACCTGCTGGTCGTCGGGATGGTGGAGGCCTCGGGGCTGGGCTGGGAGGGCCGGTTCCGGCAGGCCGAGCTCGCAGCCGCCTACCTGGCTGCCCAAAAACACTCCCCGGCGGCCGCGGGGGAGTTCCGGGAGCTGCTGGCCGGGAAGTCCCCGGATGTCACCGGCGGCTACCGCTACCTGGGCCTGGACCGGATGAGCTACTACGTCAACAAAGACGCCTACCGGGCGGAACTGGAGGCACACCTGGACCTGCTGTCCACGGGTGCCGCGAAGACACGGAAAAAGGTGGACCGCTGATGCCGATCGACGACGTCGTCCTGAGCTTTACGCCTGCCTCGCTGGTGATCCTGAATGCGGTGCTGGCGCTCATCATTCTCGGCATCGCGCTCGAGGTGCGGCCGGCGGACTTCCGCGCCGTGGCACGCAGCCCCAAAGCGGTGCTCCTGGGGATCTGCGCGCAGTACCTGGTGCTGCCTGCCGTGACCGTGGCGCTGGCGCTCGTGCTGAAGGTGCCGGCGTCCATTGCACTGGGCATGATCCTTGTGGCCTGCTGCCCGCCCGGCGGCATCTCCAACGTGCTCACGCACCGCGCACACGGCAATGTGGCGCTGTCGGCCTCCATGACAGCTGTCTCCAACCTGGTGGCCATCGCCGTGATGCCGCTGAACGTGGCGCTGTGGGCCCGGCTCAATCCGGCCACCGCCGGACTCATGCGGAACTTCTCCCTGGACCGCTGGGAAATGCTGGTCCAGGTCCTGCTCATCATCGGCCTGCCGTTTGCCGTGGGTATGCCGCTGGCCCGGCGCTTCCCGGCAGTGACGGAGGTTGTGCGCCCCTGGGTGCAGCGGATCGGACTGGTGGCGCTGCTGGTGTTCATCATCGCCGGCGCAGCCAGCAACCTTGGTCCACTCCGCGAGCACCTGGGCACCATCTTCCTGGTGGTCCTCCTCCACGACGCGGTGGCACTGGCCGTGGGCTACTGGACGGCGGCTGCCGTCCGGCTGGACGAACCCAGCAGGCGCGCCTTCACCTTCGAAGTGGGCGCCCGCAATACCGGACTGGGCCTGGGGCTGACCCTGGCCTTCTTCGCCGGGCTCGGCGGCATGGCAATGGTCGCTGCCTGGTGGGGCATCTGGGACATCCTGGCCGGACTGCTGCTGGCGCAGTGGTGGCGGCGGCGGGATGCGCGCCGCAGTGCGGCCGCCGCAGCAGAGCAGACGGGGACAACCCGATGACCCGGGTCTGCGTCACCGGCGGCAACGGTTTCCTGGGCAGTGCGGTGGTCGCAGGGCTGGCACGCAACCCGGAGATCACGCATGTGCTCAGCCTCGACATCCGCGAACCCGCGGAACAGCTGGACGGCGTCGAATACGCCATCGCCGACGTGTGCTCCCCGGAGGTGGCACACCTGCTGCAGGCCCACCGGATCGACACTGTGGTCCATTTGGCTGCGATCGTGAATCCCGGGAAGAACACCACGCGGGAGCAGGAATTCTCCGTGGACGTGGAGGGCTCCCGCAACGTGCTTTCAGCCTGCCTTTCCTCGGGGGTCAAGCACGTGGTCATTTCCTCCTCCGGAGCCGCCTACGGCTACCACCGCGACAACCCCGCATGGCTCACGGAATCCGCTCCGATCCGCGGCAACGACGAATTTGCCTACTCCCGGCATAAGCGGCTGGTCGAGGAAGAGCTGGCCCGGCTCCGGACCGAGCACCCTGAACTGCAGCAGACCATTTTCCGGATCGGCACCATCCTCGGTGAGCGGGTGCGTAACCAGATCACCGCGCTTTTCGACGCGCCACGGCTGCTGCGGGTCAGCGGCAGCGAATCCCCGTTTGTCTTCATCTGGGATGAAGACGTCGCCGGGATCATGGTGCAGGCCGTCCTGACGGGACGCAGCGGCATTTTCAACGTCGCCGGAGACGGTGCACTGACGGTCCGGGAGATAGCCGGACTGATGGGCAAGGGGACCGTGACGGTTCCCGCTCCGGTCCTGGCAGCCGGGCTCTGGCTGGCGCATAAACTGCGCCTGACCGTCCACGGGCCGGAACAGGTGCGGTTCCTGCGCTACCGTCCGGTGCTGGATAACACCGCACTGAAGCAGGAGTTCGGCTTCACTCCCAGCCGCACCAGCCGGGAAGCGTTCCTCGCCTTCCGGGCCGCGCGGGACGCTGCCGGCTAAACCTCCTGCGGCTCACCCGGACGCACTGGCTCCGGCGGGGGTGTGCTGTTGTAAAGTGGAGAAATGATCGCAGTACTCCTCCTTAGCTAGCCGCGCACCGTCCGTGCGCGGCCGCCCCTTGCTTGTCGAGGGGCTTTTGTGTGTCTGGGGAGGACCCAAAATTTTAGCGGGCCGGATTTGGCCCGCAGCGCGGATCCATTTTCTTTGAGGACAGAGGCGAAGCATAGTGAGCACGCAGTCACAGACTGATCAGCAGGAAGAGGCCGTCTACAGTTTCGCGGCCATCGAGCAGAAATGGCCGAAGGTCTGGGAGGACCTCGGCGTTTTCACCCCTGCCGACGACGGCTCGCGCGAACGGCGCTATGTACTGGACATGTTCCCGTACCCCTCCGGCGACCTGCACATGGGCCACGCCGAAGCGTTCGCGATGGGCGACGTCGTCGCCCGTTACTGGCGCCAGCTCGGGTACGACGTGCTGCACCCGATCGGCTGGGACTCCTTCGGCCTGCCTGCGGAGAACGCGGCGATCAAGAACAACGCGCACCCCAGCGACTGGACCTACCGCAACATCGAAACGCAGGCGGAGTCCTTCAAGCGCTACGCCATCAGTGTTGATTGGTCGCGCCGGATCCACACCTCCGACCCCGAGTACTACCGCTGGACCCAGTGGCTGTTCACCCGCTTCTACGACCGCGGGCTGGCGTACCGGAAGAATTCGCCGGTCAACTGGTGCCCCAAGGACCAGACCGTGCTGGCCAACGAGCAGGTAGTCAACGGCGCCTGCGAACGCTGCGGCACCCAGGTCACCAAGAAGTCCCTGAACCAGTGGTACTTCAAGATCACCGATTACGCCGACCGCCTGCTCGATGACATGGAACAGCTCAAGGGCCACTGGCCCGAGCGCGTCCTGGCCATGCAGAAAAACTGGATCGGCCGCTCCGAGGGCGCACACGTCCGGTTCAACATCGAGGCCGACGGCGGCAAGCCCGCCGAACAGGTCACCGTCTTCACAACCCGCCCGGACACCCTGGCCGGCGCCACCTTCTTCGTTGTCGCCGCGGACGCCCCGCTGGCGCTGGACCTGGTGACGGACGAAAACCGTGATGCCCTGCTGGATTACCGCGAATCGGTGAAGGCACTCTCGGATATCGAGCGCCAGTCCACCGAACGCGTCAAGACCGGCATCTTCACAGGCCGGTACGCCGTGAACCCACTCAACGGAGAGAAGCTGCCCGTCTGGGCCGCCGACTACGTGCTGGCGGACTACGGCACCGGCGCCATCATGGCCGTCCCGGCGCACGACCAGCGTGACCTGGACTTCGCCAAGACCTTCGACCTGCCGGTCAAGGCAGTGCTGGACACCGGTGAAGAGGATCCCGCCGTCAGCGGTGTGGCCACCACCGGCGAAGGCACGCTGATCAACTCCGGCGCCCTGGACGGCCTGCCCAAGGCCGAAGCCATTCCCGCCGCGGTCCGGATGCTCGAGGAACAGGGCACCGGCGAAAAGTTCGTGAACTTCCGCCTGCGTGACTGGCTGCTGTCCCGTCAGCGTTTCTGGGGCACCCCCATCCCGATCATCCACTGCGAAAACTGCGGCGAGGTCCCGGTTCCCGACGACCAGCTGCCCGTCACGCTGCCCACCGGGCTGCGCGGCGAAGCACTGGCCCCGAAGGGCACCTCCCCGCTGGCTTCCGCCGAGGACTGGGTCAACGTGGCCTGCCCGAAGTGCGACGGTCCCGCCCGGCGCGATACCGACACCATGGACACCTTCGTGGATTCCTCCTGGTACTTCATGCGCTTCGTGTCCCCGGACTTCACGGACGGACCGTTTGATCCGGAGGCGGCCAAGAACTGGATGCCTGTCGGCCAGTACGTGGGCGGCGTCGAACACGCCATCCTGCACCTGCTCTACGCCCGCTTCTTCACCAAGGTGGTCCATGACATGGGCCTGCTCGAAGCCAGCGAGCCGTTCAGCTCCCTGCTGAACCAGGGCCAGGTCCTGAACGGCGGCAAGGCCATGTCCAAGTCGCTGGGCAACGGCGTGGACCTGGGCCAGCAGCTGGACAAGTACGGTGTGGACGCCGTGCGCCTGACCATGATCTTTGCGTCCCCGCCCGAAGACGACGTCGACTGGGCGGACGTCTCGCCGTCGGGCTCCGCGAAGTTCCTCGCCCGCGCCTGGCGCCTGGGCCAGGACATCACCAGCGAACCCGGCGTGGACTACTCGACGGGGGACCGGAAGCTGCGTTCGCTGACGCACCGGACCGTTGCCGATGCCACTGAACTGCTGGAAAACAACAAGTTCAACGTGGTCGTCGCCAAGCTCATGGAACTGGTCAACGCAACCCGCAAGGCCATCGACTCCGGTGCCGGCGCTGCCGACCCCGCGGTGCGCGAGGCTGCCGAAGCGGTCGCCGTTATCCTGAGCCTTTTCGCGCCGTACACGGCCGAGGACCTCTGGAACCTGCTCGGCCGTGAAGCCTCCGTGGTCACCGCCGGCTGGCCCGCCGTGGATGAAACGCTGCTGGTCCAGGACACGGTCACCGCTGTCGTCCAGGTTCAGGGCAAGGTCCGCGACCGCCTTGAGGTTGCCGCGGATATCAGCGAAGACGACCTGCGGGAGGCTGCCCTGGCCTCCGACGCAGTGCAGCGGATCCTTGACGGACGCGGTATCCGCACGGTCATCGTCCGGGCACCCAAGCTCGTCAACATCGTCCCGGCATAGGCCGCGCGCCCATGGACTGGCTGGAACGGCTCGCTTCGCGGGCCAGGGGGCGGCAGCGGTCCGCTGCCGCCGTCCCCAGGCCGTCCGTGGGTGTCGTGACTGACTCCGCATCGGGGCTGCCGGTGGGCTGGGAGGAAGCCGCGAATGCCTCCGCGTTCGTCCGGGTGGTTCCCATGCCCGTGATGATCGGGGAGCAGATCTATGGTGAAGGCTCCGAGGACCTGATCCCTGCCCTCGCCCTGGCATTGGCACAGGGGCACGAGGTGCGTACGTCGCGACCGGCTCCGGGACAGTTCGAGGCCGCCTACCGGGAACTGGCTGCCGCGGGGTGCGCCAGCGTGGTGTCGGTCCACCTCTCCGGGCATTTGTCCGGAACAGTGGATTCGGCGCGGCTGGCGGCCCGCTCGGCCGGCATTCCGGTGGAGGTCGTCGACAGCGCGACGGCGGCAATGGGCCTCGGTTTTGCCGTAGCCGCCGCGGCCGAGAGCGCCCGCGCCGGTTCCTCCGCAGCGCAGGTTGCGGCCTGCGCCCGGGCGGTGGCCGCTGATTCCAATATCCTTTTCTACGTCCCGAGCCTGGAGCAGCTGCGCCGGGGCGGGCGTATCGGTGCGGCAGCCGGCTGGCTGGGCACCCTGCTTGCCGTCAAGCCGATCCTGGTGGTCCGTGACGGCAGGGTCCTTCCGCTGGAGCGGGTCCGGACCGCACCCAAGGCGCTGGCCCGGCTGGCCGAGCTCGTGCAGCAGGACATTGCCGGCCGCACCGGTAGGGTCCGCGCGGCAGTACACCATTTCGGTAATTCCGCCGAAGCCGAGCGGCTTGCGGGCGTTATCGGTGCCGCCGCACCCGAGGTGGAAGTCCTCATCTGCCCGCTGCCTGCCGTGCTGGCCGCACATGTGGGTCTGGGCGTGCTGGCGGTAGCGGTTGCCGGCGAGGAAAGCGGCCCGACGGCGCCTACAGGCACGGCGGAATAAAGCGGCCGCTGGTGGTGGACGCCTGCGGGGCCCGGCTCAGGCGGCAACGAAATTTCCACGCTCGAAGCGTCTTTCCCTCAACAAATGAAATGTCCGGCAGCGGGCCGCCGGTACGCATCCACCGGGTGCGGGCGCTGCGCGGAACGGAAAGTCCACGGCAGCTAGTTTTGCCCGAGGGCACAGCATTAGACAGGGACCTGGTAAATCTGGCTGGCCGCCTATGCGACCGCTGAAGGCGGGAGTAAGGTGCGGGCATCAACTACCAAGAGGTGGGCGCTTTCTCGCCGCTTGATTGCATCCCGTGCAGCGCTTCCACGAGCTCCACTTTATTCGCCAGGGCTTCGTTGCCTCCGGTTTCCCTAGCTCGTCACGGTGCCAGGTAATGGAAGTACAGGTAGGCAGCGAAGTACGAGATGCCGGCGACAAGTAAGCCAACCATAATTCCCGCTATTTCTGGGTGGAAATTCTCCGCAGTGAGAACGGTACACCAGAGGTCTGGCTGGTACGGGGCTGCATAAGGGGACCCTGGGGCTTCCGAAGCTTTTTCCCTGCACTCCGAAGCAGCGAACCCAAACGCCACACCAAAGATTCCCCCAGAAACTAGCGAAAAGAACCAGCTTCCCACTTTGTCAGCCTTCTCTTCGGACTCTTCTCGACGCTGCTTGGCCTCCCGCCGGCGCTTGGCATACTCGTCCTCAGCGGGTGCCGGATTGCTACCTACAGAATCGTTCATGGAACGGATTATGATCCTGGCTTCGCAACGTAACAAGAGCTCACGGTCTGGCTGGCCATAGGGGAGGGGAACTGGATGAGAACTCCAGCATCCGCCCCACTCAGTGGTACTGAACCGGAACATTGCTCATAAGGGCACCTAACGACCGACTCCGAGAGTGCCGCAGCAATACCCTCGAGCTGATGAATATTCCAATCGGCTATCTGATCCATCTACACAAGGATTTAGACCCCGAAAACGACGTATAGAACTGTCACCCTCCCAACCGCATGGCAGAAGCCCCACGGGCCACACAAGCGGCTCGGGAGCAGTTAGAAGACCGTATGTCGCCTGCTTCTCGGACAAAGCAGCTGAAGGGCTGGCAGCAGGTAAAGGAAGAACCGCGCTAGGCACGCCTCGACAGTATTTCTTCTTCTGCAGGTGAGATTCAGCCCGATGTGTTGCACGCAATGGGGGCAACTTTGGGGCTTTGCGGAGGGCTCCACCTGCCCACAATGGGCACCCACATCTCTACAAGTGCGGCGAGGTGAACGAATTTCCGGGAGAGTCCCTCAACTACATTCCGCAAAGAACCGCGAGACCAGCGGTCAGTTTCCGTGCACCGTTTCGGCAACGCCGGAAGCCGAGCGGCTTGCGGGAATTATCCGTGCTGCCGCACCAGGTAGAAGTCCTCATTTGCCGCTGCCTGCCGTCCTGGCCGCACATGTGGGTCTGGGTGTGCTGGCGGTAGCGGTTGCCGGCGAGGAAAGCGGTCCTGCGGCGTCTAAAGGCACGGCGGAATAAAGCTGCCGCTGGTGATAGCCGCCTGCGGGGTCTGGCTCCGCAGATGACCATCGCCTACGGAGCCTGGCTCGGGCGGCAACGAAATTTCCACGCTCGCAGAGCTCGCGGGAAATATTAAAGCCGCCTGCGCCAGGCCCCTACGGCTTGCGTCTCACTGTTGGCTTCGGCGGTTTCGCCTTGGCCCGTCTTCCCCTCAAATGGTCCTGTTCTGAGGGCGTCTTCTCCTCAACAATGAAGCGCCAGGCAGCGGGCCGCCGGTTCGCGTCCACCTGGAGCGGGCGACGCGGAGGATCGGATAGACCACGGCAGCTAGTTTTACCCGATGGCACAGCACCGTTGGGACACCGCCCCCGGCACTGCGCGGGACCCTGCACTCGACGGCATCGAAGACCGGAACGGCCGGGGACGCCGGTGGGCGTTTTCCCTTCCCGCAGCCGTCCTGGCCGTGTGCCTGCTGCTGGGGTGCGGGGCAGCGGCATTGCTGCTTCGGGACCGGGATCCGGTGCCGGTGGCCACGGTGGATCTGCCGACGGCCGGCGGTCCTTCGGCATCGGTTTCAGCGGCGGATCCAACGAACGCGGAATCCGGTTTGGAAGCGGGTGAACCAACTGCCGCCGTCCCGTCCGCCGCGGCGGGACCGACGGGCAGCCCTGCCGCAGGGGTGGTGGTGCATGTGGCTGGGGCCGTGCATCGTCCCGGAGTGGTGACGTTGAAGCCAGGAAGCAGGATCGTTGACGCGGTTGACGCCGCAGGGGGCACAGTGGCCGACGCGGACCTGTCAGCGATCAATCTGGCGGCGGTGGTTGAAGACGGAGTGATGGTGTTCGTTCCCCGGGTCGGAGAGGAGGCGCCGGTCGCCGGAACCGGCAGCACGGGCGGCAACGCACCCGGCGGCAGTGCAGGAGGAAGCAGTGCAGGGGGCGGCGGACCCGGCGCAGCCCCGGTCAGCATCAACGTGAACACTGCGGACTCGGTCCAGCTTCAGACGTTGCCGAGGGTCGGGCCGGTATTGGCCGAGCGGATTATTGCCTGGCGGACCGATCACGGAAAATTCCTGCGTCCGGAGGATCTAGACGCAGTGCCCGGCATCGGCGAGGCAATGATGGCGGCCCTCCTTCCCCTGGTGACGGTCTAGGCATCCGGGTGGCCAACCGGGACGGCAGCAGATGGTCCAGGTATGTGACCGCAGCGCTCACTCCAGAAGCGGAGCCCTCCGCTCCACCCGGAACCGTGCCGGTGGAAGCGGACAGGGATGCTGCCATCAGGACGGGCAGGGCACCATCCCGCCTCACCACTAAGGCGCGGGAGGCATGGCACAGCGGGGAAACGGCAGAGCTGCCGGAGCCCCTCCGGGAGCTGCGGCTGTTGCCGGCCGCGGCAGCGGTATGGGCGGCAGCGTTCGTTGCCGTCCGGTTACCCCCGTCAGGGGGTACGGTGCTGGCCGGGTCGGCTGCTGTGCTGGCGGCGCTGCTGCTCCTGTTGGCTGCACGGGGCGGCCCAACGAGCCGGGCGCGGGCCTCCGCCTTCCTCCGGGCCTCAGCGTTCCTCCGGGGCGCCGCGGTTCCGGCCGCGGCGGCAGCCCTGGTCTGCGCCGGCGCTGCCGCAAGCTTGGCGGTGCGCACCGGCGGTCCCATCTCCGGTCTCATTGCCGAAGAGGCTGCGGTGACCGCGCAGTTGCGTGCGGCATCGGACGCCCGTCCGGCGGCGGCGGACCGGTTCACCGGCCGTCCACGGTATCTCATCGATGCCGTGGCAGCGTCGGGGACCGCAGATGGCCAGCGGTTCGGGACATCGGCTACGCTCCTGGTGGTCGGCGGGGAGGACTATGCCCGGATCCGGCTGGGGGACCGGTTCACCAGTGTGGGATCCCTGCAGCCGCTCCCGGCGGGGGACCGGAACCTTGCCCTGCTGCGGGCTGCTGCACCTCCCGCCGTCACCGCCGCAGGAGGATGGTACGCGGTTACTGCGGACCTCCGCACCTCGTTCGTGGAGGCGGCAGAGGAGCATGGCGCAGACGTGGACGGGCTGCTTCCCGGGATGGTGCTGGGCGACCGCGGGAACTTGGATGCCGGTCTGGAGCAGGCCCTGAAGAATACGGGCCTGACCCATCTGACGGCTGTATCAGGCACCAACTGCAGTTATCTGCTGGCCTTCCTCTTCCTGGCGGCGAGGTCCCTGCGGATCCCGCGGGCCGCCGGGGTTCTGCTGGCATTGGCCGGCCTGGCCGCGTTTGTCCTCCTGGTCCGTCCGGACCCTAGCGTGCTTCGCGCAGCAGTGATGGGCGGACTGGGGACCCTCGCGGTGCTCAGCGGGCGGGGGCGTCTTTCCGCTGCCTTACTGTTCCTGTCGATCACGGTGCTGCTGTGTGTGGACCCGTGGTTGTGCGGAAGCTACGCGTTTATGCTCTCGGTCTGCGCCACCCTTGGATTGGTGGTTCTGGGGCCGCACCTGGTGCGGGTGCTGTCCATCCGTCTGCCGCGCTGGGCCGCAGCTGCCCTGGCCATACCCGTGGCAGCACAGCTGTTCTGTGCGCCGG
This window of the Arthrobacter sp. zg-Y919 genome carries:
- a CDS encoding ComEC/Rec2 family competence protein, with amino-acid sequence MTAALTPEAEPSAPPGTVPVEADRDAAIRTGRAPSRLTTKAREAWHSGETAELPEPLRELRLLPAAAAVWAAAFVAVRLPPSGGTVLAGSAAVLAALLLLLAARGGPTSRARASAFLRASAFLRGAAVPAAAAALVCAGAAASLAVRTGGPISGLIAEEAAVTAQLRAASDARPAAADRFTGRPRYLIDAVAASGTADGQRFGTSATLLVVGGEDYARIRLGDRFTSVGSLQPLPAGDRNLALLRAAAPPAVTAAGGWYAVTADLRTSFVEAAEEHGADVDGLLPGMVLGDRGNLDAGLEQALKNTGLTHLTAVSGTNCSYLLAFLFLAARSLRIPRAAGVLLALAGLAAFVLLVRPDPSVLRAAVMGGLGTLAVLSGRGRLSAALLFLSITVLLCVDPWLCGSYAFMLSVCATLGLVVLGPHLVRVLSIRLPRWAAAALAIPVAAQLFCAPVLVLLQPQLPVYSVPANLVAAPVVPVVTVAGMFAVVFAGIIPVLAPPPLLLAGVGAEWVAGTARFFESAPGALAAWPEGTPGVALMVVAAAGTAIGILDLSRRGVGDSRFPPGAGRGRSRRRATNPGSGFADRSGIRRRTWLVSGAVASLVVPGGAVLAARSLQGETGPASDWVLAACDVGQGDGLAVRTGPDRAVVIDAGGEPAPMDVCLDRLGVRTVELLVFTHAHLDHYGGAGGVLDGRSIVQIGYSTAGPELPDELTGVLDGSGAPRTKLTAGMAGTAGNVRWDVLWPPPGPDTVGPAGGDGEENNASSILLLTVEAPEQRERPLRILFTGDAEEDAAAAVLATHPDLHAGVDVLKVAHHGARNGGDGWLRSVRPSLALISVGADNDYGHPAPEVLAGLQAAGTAVARTDRDGTVLVARVDNTLVVRGLPP